Proteins encoded within one genomic window of Cydia pomonella isolate Wapato2018A chromosome 12, ilCydPomo1, whole genome shotgun sequence:
- the LOC133523661 gene encoding zinc finger homeobox protein 4 isoform X1 — translation MPTPLQPGGPASGPPPERKRRRKRDDPQSSAALEPDDDDGDMSPEEEPRNVPAAPAAPAPAPSSAPAPTSPPAAPDAVDLTSRRDSPPLSSDVERFDGKIVYNPDGSAYIIEDPELSEGETSLSDLPKIEPGCIVDSRDSNVVERQLEFPQIASAFYVSRNPSLYGALYGRLAAERARARPDAPVMHSYRVFSFRGGKDAPRPQSPSVECPVSVPVKPILMCFICKLSFGYAKSFVAHAQSDHSLSLLDSERDALSRENASAIIQCVGKDKEALVSFLEPVGATAPPRASASGSPANVSELSSPSMDKRPEMVTPIDRDSDTMLPNGTCDERRPSPPAWRPPRSIAEAMIPQHSLISVAHPHTINASVQPRASPNSSPPFQATPPAFLSGTTIGVCPDHLGGRPSGADCPKCELILNSGRLGGPLAGMHSRNSCKTLKCPKCNWHYKYQETLEIHMKEKHPEAETSCIYCIAGQPHPRLARGETYTCGYKPYRCEVCNYSTTTKGNLSIHMQSDKHLNNMQELQNGGNPGEGTLPPAPQHTPPGPHKPPLPHHSPLGQKPKPTFRCDVCNYETNVARNLRIHMTSEKHTHNMLVLQQNVKHMQTLSALHHRQQSQQQLESLLHFHSAGDAPPPNPEAALADMAYNQALMIQLMTGGPGPSPPELGAHLDVGLNPDAMEPPPEPADPEPERTFHCCICNCFSTDSLEALGHHLAQDRTKIREQEILALVAGHYVCKLCTYKTNLKANFQLHCKTDKHLQRLQHVNHVKEGGPRNEWKLKFCGGVGTGSAGVGGVQIRCCACDYYTNSAHKLQLHAAGARHEAAALLLRHLRECVSRIPRERPRVYRCALCGFGAPHRLPLLQHVRSVKHLQMEQIHQLQRRSEGKDPTPDVAELFQVIPQPAELSSPYDQQDNDNKDPVDQKPELTQEQKMMRFLEQHQQQAQQQLQQQQMQQQQPPQPGSGERDEERETPGPHACPYCNFSCGSESRLHAHVTASHGDNVRHFICPLCQDAFKERPALERHVMQIHSVNSEGLQRLLLLVDQSHWLNGGAQTQGDGRQGDEEREISSPRSEGSADGETERCSTCNRTFRNVDELCQHQNESGHFELKQTPQGPGYVCWKKGCNRYFDTAHALQNHFREAHARNSIANMSVSEKHVYKYRCNQCSLAFKTVEKLQLHSQYHVIRDATKCVLCGRSFRSVLALQKHVETSHPELSEEELAAFKRSLASNPLLQASQGTALDAATAELLRKEALRTPEDEMAELEDRDSSATVADESGHNDAENSDDSIVYKDQQFLEDYLNSQAMAEDSYNDPNRKYKCHRCKVAFTRQSYLTAHNKTLLHRKGEKLTYPMEKYLDPNRPFKCDVCKESFTQKNILLVHYNSVSHLHKLKRAMQEQQNNNNPPVSPGAGSAPSNLTLTPKSTSSEEDERKRYKCNICKVAYTQGSTLDIHMRSVLHQTRAGKLQELAAAGHVDLSRPLVEQPDRNDPAKILQDVLSPKNTSPSSTSSGGPRSSPPARPGSPRSPRAGSASCDRCHASFPTGELLDAHRATSCPFGDARAHSPLADADAAALDEMVAKGNPPKRNSQMYKQLLETFGFDLVMQYNDNQRRKMQEERDMARAPSPPPPPPEEKPPDGETKSTCQHCNKEFSSVFVLKTHCEEVHKDKVPLEFLEQFAEHFKSEYERKSGAPNSPRAASPAPQEERSPSPRGESAGNFTNENGNGTGEAQAGALLAAQVQEMQAALNMLQLQQQLGQLHPMVAQMLSLGLPLGLNVGALAAMNLQPPLVPLMLPPPPFDAMPFAHDAQMKQQQMLQQQQQQANAAAGQKRARTRITDEQLKILRAHFDINNSPSDEAIAKMAKQSGLATKVIKHWFRNTLFKERQRNKDSPYNFNNPPSTTLNLEEYEKTGEAKVTPLDSSASSDEGKPPPEKKVKIEEPSINHQDVKSEPNDEPSIEEKYNSYDDRHQEDKSFVFPQAPSQSPAPSLNHSDHHQNISRPQTPTHLSLNSLIQSQLDSIPATSIPQPPHPSMLPPKLNPNFTSPNSAPPNVLPLTPNRSLSPGRGPADFGLSGGNSNGSNSSGSSGKRANRTRFTDYQIKVLQEFFENNAYPKDDDLEYLSKLLGLSPRVIVVWFQNARQKARKVYENQPAAEPPAGATDDANRFQRTPGLNYQCKKCQLVFQRYYELIRHQKTHCFKEEDAKRSAQAQAAAAQVAATLSSEDSNSSTVEHHAPHVPVSPAPPRTPTPAAANYPVSPAPSTPHTPVTPMALAPRSDEKDGNFQCDKCNLVFPRFDLWREHQLVHIMNPNLFPTYPPDSPFGILQQHAQLQQLNAQLGNDEARHPLVAAMNQQAVKRKFDEYEEVDTGEQPKDKRLRTTILPEQLDYLYQKYQIESNPSRKMLENIAREVGLKKRVVQVWFQNTRARERKGQFRAHAQVINKRCPFCPALFKVKSALESHLSTKHADQCARGEINVDALPDEELSTESTPSFGSQQSDRQQNFSQAGAPMLPPIFPPFHSDMEKFIKQYSEESMKRYVSELQAHAAAQQNGGNNEPSERRNEHGKPEIPLDLSKPVDLSRPGSDADERSDTASETMEFYEEDEPTSPLPGQQTPRPPGKRFRTQMSSLQVKIMKSLFSDYKTPTMAECEALGREIGLPKRVVQVWFQNARAKEKKARLAAGLSEVSDAPPPEECRVCDFKYSHKYSVQDHVFTRGHIATVRARLETGVGVGVVGVGAEDSTMALMQMAARLEGGLGGELHNAFLRPQLAGNGGNPSTPQPQPQPQGLIVETGNGASVLQLPATTLEQIRHIASDPGASTLRLPPPAPEPPAGARELDFDLCYVCKHCKVAFPSPGPLQAHQARSCYAGRENARGVIRVVQPALECRACPGERFRTGVDFRRHAETEAHLRNAAPPPPPPAEPLTHEMEDVVNQITLLAARAAQDASSPKDSNANFCAPSPRFPPPGELPLASAGH, via the exons ATGCCCACGCCGCTGCAGCCCGGCGGCCCCGCTAGCGGCCCGCCTCCGGAGCGCAAGCGGCGCCGCAAGCGCGACGATCCACAAAGTTCCGCCGCGCTAGAGCCCGACGACGACGACGGCGACATGAGCCCTGAGGAGGAACCGCGCAACGTGCCCGCGGCTCcggcggcgcccgcgccggcgccgTCATCCGCGCCTGCGCCCACCTCACCCCCCGCTGCCCCAGACGCCGTTGACCTCACCTCGCGGAGAGACTCGCCACCGCTCTCTTCCGATGTCGAGCGCTTCGACGGCAAAATCGTCTACAACCCCGATGGCTCTGCCTACATCATTGAAGATCCCGAGCTATCGGAGGGTGAGACGAGCCTATCCGACCTCCCCAAAATAGAACCTGGGTGCATCGTCGACAGCCGCGACAGCAACGTCGTGGAGAGGCAGCTCGAGTTCCCGCAGATAGCAAGCGCGTTCTACGTGTCGAGGAACCCATCCCTGTACGGTGCACTTTATGGCAGGCTCGCAGCGGAACGAGCTCGGGCGAGACCCGACGCGCCTGTCATGCACAGTTATCGTGTGTTCAGTTTTCGGGGTGGAAAGGACGCCCCGAGACCCCAATCCCCGTCTGTGGAATGTCCTGTCAGCGTGCCAGTGAAACCAATCCTTAtgtgttttatatgtaaattgaGTTTTGGATATGCCAAATCTTTTGTAGCGCATGCCCAGTCGGACCATAGTTTATCATTACTTGACTCGGAAAGAGACGCCTTATCAAGAGAAAATGCTTCCGCCATCATTCAGTGTGTCGGAAAAGATAAAGAAGCTTTAGTCTCATTTTTAGAGCCAGTAGGCGCAACAGCGCCACCGCGAGCGTCGGCTTCAGGAAGCCCCGCGAATGTATCAGAATTATCGAGTCCATCAATGGATAAACGACCTGAGATGGTGACACCTATTGATAGAGACAGTGACACAATGTTACCCAACGGAACGTGTGATGAAAGGAGGCCGAGCCCACCAGCATGGAGACCGCCTCGGTCAATAGCAGAAGCTATGATTCCACAACATTCCTTGATCTCCGTTGCACACCCGCATACAATAAACGCGTCAGTCCAGCCACGTGCAAGTCCAAATTCTTCCCCGCCATTCCAAGCAACACCTCCAGCATTTCTATCTGGCACGACGATAGGAGTATGTCCAGACCACCTCGGAGGGCGACCGTCTGGAGCAGACTGCCCGAAATgtgaattaattttgaattctGGCAGACTGGGAGGACCCCTTGCTGGTATGCATAGTAGAAACTCCTGTAAAACACTGAAGTGCCCTAAATGCAACTGGCATTACAAATATCAAGAAACGCTTGAAATCCATATGAAGGAAAAGCACCCAGAAGCTGAAACgagttgtatttattgtatagcCGGTCAGCCACATCCTCGGCTTGCACGAGGCGAAACATACACCTGTGGATACAAACCCTACAGATGCGAAGTGTGCAACTATTCCACGACCACGAAAGGCAATTTAAGTATACACATGCAGTCTGATAAGCATTTAAATAACATGCAAGAGCTACAAAATGGAGGAAATCCTGGAGAAGGCACTTTACCTCCTGCTCCTCAGCACACGCCGCCAGGCCCGCATAAGCCGCCTCTACCGCACCATTCTCCTCTGGGTCAGAAACCAAAGCCTACATTCCGATGCGATGTTTGCAATTACGAGACAAATGTTGCCCGAAATCTCAGAATACACATGACATCAGAAAAGCATACACACAACATGCTTGTACTACAGCAAAATGTCAAACATATGCAGACTTTATCAGCCTTACATCACAGACAACAAAGCCAACAACAGCTGGAGAGCTTACTCCACTTCCATAGCGCTGGTGATGCACCTCCACCAAACCCTGAAGCTGCTTTAGCTGATATGGCGTACAATCAGGCTCTGATGATTCAACTCATGACGGGTGGCCCCGGACCTTCTCCACCTGAACTAGGTGCTCATCTAGATGTCGGTCTAAACCCTGACGCGATGGAGCCTCCACCGGAGCCAGCCGATCCTGAGCCGGAGAGAACCTTCCACTGTTGTATCTGCAACTGCTTCTCAACGGACTCTCTCGAAGCGTTGGGCCACCATCTCGCACAGGACCGCACAAAGATCAGAGAGCAGGAAATCCTAGCACTGGTGGCCGGTCATTACGTATGCAAACTCTGCACATACAAGACAAACCTCAAGGCAAATTTTCAGCTGCATTGTAAAACTGATAAGCATTTACAGAGGTTGCAGCATGTGAATCACGTAAAAGAAGGAGGTCCGAGAAACGAATGGAAGTTGAAGTTTTGCGGTGGTGTAGGCACCGGGAGTGCAGGAGTCGGTGGTGTTCAGATTAGGTGTTGTGCGTGTGATTATTATACGAACTCTGCGCATAAGCTGCAGCTGCACGCAGCTGGGGCCCGGCATGAGGCTGCCGCGCTGTTGTTGAGGCATCTTCGGGAGTGTGTGTCGCGAATTCCCCGTGAACGCCCGCGCGTGTACCGCTGCGCACTTTGCGGTTTCGGCGCACCGCACCGTCTGCCGCTTCTACAGCACGTGCGCTCCGTTAAGCATCTTCAGATGGAGCAAATACATCAACTGCAAAGGCGGTCTGAAGGCAAAGACCCCACGCCTGACGTCGCCGAGCTCTTCCAAGTCATCCCTCAGCCCGCTGAGCTCTCCAGTCCATACGATCAACAAGACAATG ATAACAAAGATCCGGTTGATCAGAAGCCTGAATTGACGCAAGAACAGAAAATGATGCGATTTTTGGAGCAACATCAACAGCAAGCGCAGCAACAGCTACAACAACAGCAAATGCAACAACAACAACCGCCACAACCAGGATCCGGCGAAAGGGACGAAGAACGTGAAACTCCAGGCCCACACGCTTGTCCTTACTGCAATTTCAGTTGTGGAAGCGAGAGCCGACTACACGCTCATGTGACCGCCTCACACGGAGACAACGTCAGACACTTCATTTGCCCGCTTTGCCAAGACGCATTTAAGGAAAGGCCAGCTCTTGAACGACACGTGATGCAAATCCATTCTGTCAACTCTGAGGGCCTCCAGAGATTACTACTACTTGTCGATCAAAGCCATTGGCTAAACGGAGGTGCCCAAACGCAAGGAGATGGACGCCAGGGCGATGAGGAGCGAGAGATCTCATCCCCGCGCTCTGAAGGAAGTGCGGATGGAGAAACAGAACGGTGCTCCACCTGCAATCGCACTTTTCGTAATGTGGACGAATTATGTCAACATCAAAACGAATCTGGTCATTTCGAACTGAAACAAACACCTCAAGGCCCAGGATACGTTTGTTGGAAGAAGGGCTGTAATCGGTATTTCGACACCGCTCATGCGCTACAAAATCATTTTAGAGAAGCGCATGCCCGCAACTCTATTGCTAACATGTCCGTATCTGaaaaacatgtatacaaatACCGCTGCAACCAATGCAGCTTGGCTTTCAAGACTGTCGAAAAACTTCAACTTCACTCACAATACCACGTTATTCGTGATgctactaaatgtgtactctgtGGGCGAAGCTTCAGATCCGTCCTTGCTCTACAAAAACATGTAGAAACTTCACACCCAGAACTATCTGAAGAAGAGCTCGCTGCTTTCAAACGTAGTCTAGCCTCCAACCCTTTGCTACAGGCGAGCCAAGGAACAGCTTTAGATGCTGCTACAGCAGAGCTGTTGCGTAAAGAAGCTCTAAGAACACCTGAAGACGAGATGGCTGAACTGGAAGACAGAGATTCAAGTGCAACCGTAGCAGATGAATCGGGCCACAACGATGCGGAAAACTCAGATGATTCCATCGTTTACAAAGACCAACAGTTCCTAGAAGACTACCTAAATTCACAAGCTATGGCAGAAGATTCTTACAATGATCCAAATAGAAAATACAAATGCCACAGATGCAAAGTTGCTTTCACTCGTCAGTCTTATTTGACAGCGCATAATAAAACACTCCTACATCGAAAGGGTGAGAAGCTCACATATCCAATGGAGAAATATCTTGACCCTAATAGACCATTCAAATGTGATGTATGCAAAGAGTCGTTCACCCAAAAGAACATTTTACTTGTTCATTATAACAGCGTGAGTCATTTGCACAAATTGAAACGAGCCATGCAagaacaacaaaataacaacaacCCTCCCGTTTCACCGGGAGCTGGCTCGGCGCCTTCCAATTTAACCCTAACACCTAAAAGCACATCAAGTGAGGAAGATGAACGTAAGCGCTACAAATGTAACATTTGCAAAGTAGCATATACTCAAGGCAGCACTCTCGACATTCATATGAGATCCGTGCTACATCAAACGCGAGCTGGCAAGTTGCAAGAACTCGCGGCCGCCGGACACGTGGACTTATCGCGCCCTTTGGTAGAGCAGCCGGACAGAAACGACCCCGCTAAAATTTTACAAGACGTGTTGTCGCCGAAAAATACATCCCCTTCGTCAACGAGCAGTGGGGGCCCGCGCTCATCGCCCCCCGCGCGGCCAGGTAGCCCGCGCTCCCCTCGCGCAGGTAGCGCCTCGTGCGATCGCTGCCACGCGTCATTTCCTACCGGGGAGTTACTCGACGCACATCGTGCAACTTCATGCCCGTTTGGCGATGCGCGGGCACATTCGCCGCTAGCTGACGCAGACGCAGCTGCTCTAGACGAGATGGTCGCCAAGGGCAACCCGCCCAAAAGAAACTCGCAAATGTACAAACAACTACTTGAGACATTTGGCTTCGACCTCGTCATGCAATACAATGACAATCAGCGGCGAAAAATGCAAGAAGAACGTGATATGGCACGTGCGCCGAGTCCGCCACCACCGCCGCCCGAGGAGAAGCCTCCGGATGGTGAAACCAAATCGACGTGTCAACATTGTAACAAGGAGTTTTCTAGTGTGTTCGTGTTAAAAACTCATTGTGAAGAAGTGCATAAAGATAAAGTTCCTCTTGAGTTCCTGGAGCAGTTCGCTGAACATTTCAAGTCGGAATATGAAAGGAAATCTGGTGCGCCTAACTCGCCGCGCGCTGCCTCGCCTGCACCCCAAGAGGAGAGGTCGCCCTCACCCCGCGGCGAGAGTGCCGGCAACTTCACTAATGAGAACGGAAACGGTACTGGCGAAGCTCAGGCCGGAGCCTTGCTGGCGGCTCAAGTGCAGGAGATGCAAGCCGCGCTGAACATGCTGCAGCTGCAGCAACAGCTCGGACAGCTGCACCCGATGGTGGCTCAGATGTTATCGCTGGGCCTGCCGCTGGGTCTGAACGTAGGCGCCTTGGCTGCCATGAACTTGCAGCCGCCGCTGGTGCCACTGATGCTGCCCCCACCGCCCTTCGATGCAATGCCTTTCGCTCACGACGCTCAGATGAAACAACAACAAATGTTGCAGCAACAACAACAG cagGCAAATGCTGCAGCTGGACAGAAACGCGCTCGCACTCGCATTACTGATGAACAACTGAAGATTTTGCGAGCGCACTTCGACATCAACAACTCGCCCAGCGATGAAGCCATCGCTAAGATGGCCAAGCAATCTGGACTCGCTACCAAGGTAATCAAGCATTGGTTCAGAAATACGCTATTCAAAGAACGACAGCGTAATAAGGATTCGCCATACAATTTCAACAATCCGCCATCAACGACACTCAATCTCGAAGAGTATGAAAAGACCGGAGAGGCGAAGGTTACGCCATTAGATTCATCTGCGAGCTCGGACGAAGGAAAACCTCCCCcagaaaaaaaagtcaaaatagAAGAGCCATCTATTAACCATCAAGATGTCAAATCAGAACCCAACGATGAGCCTTCGATAGAAGAAAAGTACAATTCTTATGATGATAGGCATCAGGAAGACAAAAGTTTCGTCTTTCCTCAGGCACCATCTCAAAGCCCTGCTCCCAGCCTAAATCATTCTGATCACCACCAGAACATATCAAGGCCGCAGACACCCACCCATCTGTCTCTGAATTCATTGATCCAGTCACAACTTGACTCTATCCCGGCTACGAGTATACCGCAGCCGCCTCACCCGTCGATGCTACCGCCAAAGTTGAATCCAAATTTCACGTCCCCAAACTCCGCGCCCCCGAACGTCCTACCTTTGACCCCAAATCGCAGCCTCAGTCCCGGCAGGGGACCGGCCGATTTCGGACTTTCCGGGGGCAACTCGAACGGATCCAACAGCTCGGGGTCTTCTGGCAAACGCGCCAACAGAACTAGATTCACTGATTACCAAATCAAAGTTCTACAAGAATTTTTTGAGAATAACGCATATCCAAAAGACGATGATTTAGAATATCTATCGAAACTACTAGGATTGAGTCCTAGAGTAATCGTAGTTTGGTTTCAAAACGCTAGACAAAAAGCAAGAAAGGTTTACGAAAACCAACCGGCCGCAGAACCACCTGCAGGTGCGACTGATGATGCAAACCGATTTCAAAGAACTCCCGGGCTTAATTATCAATGCAAAAAGTGCCAATTAGTGTTCCAGCGTTATTATGAATTAATTAGACATCAAAAGACACACTGCTTTAAGGAAGAAGATGCCAAGAGATCGGCACAGGCCCAGGCGGCTGCAGCGCAAGTAGCAGCGACTTTGAGTAGTGAAGATTCAAACTCTAGTACAGTCGAGCACCACGCACCTCACGTGCCCGTATCCCCTGCGCCCCCTCGCACGCCTACACCCGCGGCTGCCAACTATCCGGTGTCTCCGGCACCATCCACTCCCCATACGCCAGTTACACCCATGGCACTTGCACCAAGAAGTGACGAGAAAGATGGAAACTTTCAATGTGATAAATGCAACCTAGTCTTCCCTCGGTTTGATTTATGGCGGGAGCATCAACTTGTTCATATCATGAACCCAAACTTGTTTCCCACGTATCCACCGGATTCCCCATTTGGTATCCTGCAGCAACACGCACAGTTACAACAACTGAACGCTCAACTCGGCAATGACGAGGCGAGACACCCGTTAGTTGCAGCGATGAACCAACAGGCTGTAAAGAGGAAATTCGATGAATACGAAGAAGTGGACACTGGAGAACAGCCTAAAGACAAGCGTTTAAGAACTACGATATTACCTGAACAACTAGATTATCTCTATCAGAAGTACCAAATTGAGTCCAATCCTTCCAGAAAGATGCTAGAAAATATAGCTCGTGAAGTtggattaaaaaaaagagtggtaCAAGTATGGTTTCAAAATACACGTGCGCGAGAGAGAAAGGGGCAGTTTCGTGCGCATGCACAAGTCATAAATAAGCGATGTCCTTTTTGCCCAGCGTTGTTCAAAGTAAAGAGTGCTTTAGAAAGCCACCTGAGCACCAAACACGCTGACCAATGTGCGCGAGGTGAGATCAACGTTGATGCTCTTCCAGACGAAGAACTAAGCACCGAATCAACTCCCAGTTTTGGCTCCCAACAAAGTGACCGGCAGCAAAATTTTTCGCAAGCGGGGGCTCCCATGTTGCCCCCTATTTTTCCACCCTTTCACTCAGACATGGAGAAATTTATCAAGCAGTACAGTGAGGAATCTATGAAGCGCTACGTTAGTGAACTACAAGCGCATGCTGCTGCCCAACAAAATGGCGGCAACAATGAGCCCTCCGAAAGGCGCAATGAACATGGAAAACCGGAGATACCCTTAGATCTCAGCAAACCAGTCGACCTCTCAAGGCCGGGATCAGACGCTGATGAACGCTCAGATACCGCATCTGAGACCATGGAGTTCTACGAAGAGGACGAGCCGACGTCACCACTGCCCGGACAACAGACCCCGAGACCGCCCGGCAAACGCTTCCGCACCCAAATGTCCTCCCTACAagtgaaaataatgaaatcatTATTCAGCGATTATAAAACGCCAACGATGGCCGAGTGCGAGGCGCTCGGGCGGGAGATCGGGCTTCCGAAACGCGTAGTACAAGTGTGGTTCCAGAACGCGCGTGCGAAAGAGAAGAAGGCGCGGCTTGCGGCTGGCTTATCGGAAGTGTCAGACGCGCCGCCACCCGAGGAGTGTCGAGTGTGTGATTTCAAGTACAGTCACAAGTACTCCGTACAAGATCACGTATTTACGCGCGGGCACATCGCCACGGTCCGCGCGCGGCTCGAGACCGGCGTCGGCGTGGGCGTGGTCGGAGTCGGCGCGGAAGACAGCACCATGGCGCTCATGCAGATGGCGGCGCGGCTAGAAGGCGGCCTCGGTGGGGAGCTCCATAACGCGTTCCTGCGGCCACAGCTCGCTGGCAACG